In Coprobacter tertius, the following proteins share a genomic window:
- a CDS encoding sulfatase — protein MKKSLLIPFVLAPMAIPSVQGKEQVRKDQTEKRPNIIFFLVDDMGWQDTSLPFWTRKTHYNEEFETPNMERLAAKGMMFTQAYASSISSPSRCSLLTGANAARHCVTNWTYPKNEQTDSPSSVFKVADWNVNGICEVPGISHTFQVTALPELLKENGYHTIHCGKAHFGAVDTPGESPYHFGFEVNIAGHAGGGLASYLGEDNYGNRTDGKPSPAFAVPGLEKYWGTHTFVTEALTLEAIKALDHAKEYNQPFFLYMAHYAIHIPIDKDARYYQKYLDKGLSPKEAAYAGLIEGMDKSLGDLMDWLDKNGETENTIIIFMSDNGGLASQPDWRDGTPYTQNSPLKSGKGSAYEGGIREPMIVSWPGVVKPDTKCDKYMIIEDFFPTILEMAGVKHYSTVQQVDGKSIVPLLTQAGDPSNGRSLYWNFPNNWGNTGPGIGPTCTVRKGDWKLIYYYDTGKKELFDIKEDIGEKNDLSLQHPDIVKRLSKDLGRYLRKVGGQRPTFKATGLPCPWPDEIDR, from the coding sequence ATGAAGAAAAGTTTATTAATTCCGTTTGTATTGGCACCTATGGCGATTCCTTCGGTGCAGGGAAAAGAACAAGTGAGAAAAGATCAAACGGAAAAACGGCCGAATATTATTTTCTTTTTGGTCGACGATATGGGTTGGCAAGATACCTCATTGCCCTTTTGGACCCGGAAAACCCATTATAACGAAGAATTTGAAACGCCGAATATGGAGCGGCTTGCCGCTAAAGGTATGATGTTTACGCAAGCTTATGCCAGCAGTATAAGTTCTCCCTCACGCTGCAGTTTGCTTACAGGCGCGAATGCCGCAAGGCATTGCGTAACGAATTGGACTTACCCGAAGAATGAGCAGACAGATAGCCCGAGTAGTGTTTTCAAAGTAGCCGACTGGAATGTAAACGGTATATGTGAGGTTCCCGGTATAAGTCATACTTTTCAGGTAACTGCTCTCCCCGAGCTATTAAAAGAGAACGGTTATCATACCATACATTGTGGAAAGGCTCATTTCGGAGCTGTTGATACCCCGGGGGAAAGCCCGTATCATTTCGGTTTTGAAGTTAATATTGCCGGTCATGCGGGAGGTGGACTGGCCAGTTATTTGGGTGAAGATAATTATGGCAACCGTACCGATGGTAAGCCGAGTCCTGCCTTTGCGGTTCCGGGACTTGAAAAATATTGGGGAACACATACTTTTGTAACGGAAGCTTTGACACTTGAGGCAATAAAAGCGCTCGATCATGCTAAAGAATATAATCAGCCTTTTTTCCTTTATATGGCGCATTATGCCATTCATATACCTATCGACAAAGATGCTCGTTATTACCAAAAATATTTAGATAAGGGATTGTCTCCCAAAGAAGCCGCTTATGCGGGTCTGATTGAGGGAATGGATAAAAGTCTGGGAGATTTGATGGATTGGTTGGATAAAAATGGAGAAACGGAAAATACCATTATCATATTTATGAGCGATAACGGAGGTTTAGCGAGTCAGCCGGACTGGAGAGACGGTACTCCTTATACACAGAATTCACCCCTTAAAAGCGGTAAAGGTTCGGCTTATGAGGGAGGTATACGCGAGCCGATGATCGTTAGTTGGCCGGGTGTCGTGAAGCCCGACACAAAATGTGATAAATATATGATTATCGAAGATTTCTTCCCTACAATACTTGAAATGGCCGGAGTAAAACATTACAGTACAGTGCAGCAAGTCGACGGTAAAAGTATCGTTCCTTTGCTAACACAAGCGGGTGACCCGTCTAATGGCAGGAGTTTATACTGGAATTTTCCGAATAATTGGGGCAATACCGGTCCCGGTATCGGGCCTACATGTACAGTTCGTAAAGGGGATTGGAAGCTCATTTATTATTATGATACCGGAAAAAAGGAATTGTTCGATATTAAAGAAGATATAGGTGAGAAAAATGATTTGTCGTTGCAACACCCCGATATTGTAAAACGATTGTCTAAAGATTTGGGTCGTTATTTGAGAAAAGTAGGAGGACAGCGCCCTACGTTTAAAGCCACAGGCCTACCATGTCCGTGGCCCGATGAAATAGATCGTTGA
- a CDS encoding glycoside hydrolase family 2 protein — translation MRFFKSLLPALAMAMPLYAQWAPAGDKIKTAWAENIDVNNVLPEYPRPMMEREEWQNLNGLWDYAITDAGTASPAVFEGKILVPFAVESSLSGVGKRLGDKKELWYQREFKIPSSWNKKNVLLHFGAVDWKTDVWVNGIKVGSHTGGYTPFTFDITAALNKGENILKVKVWDPTDRGYQPRGKQVNRPEGIWYTPVSGIWQTVWLEPVPERYISGMKIVPDIDRHLLKVDVNTNMASVGDKIEVSVYEGNVKVAEQAVINGGSVEVPMPADAKLWSPDSPFLYDLKITLNNKGKKMDEIKGYTAMRKYSTRRDANGIVRLQLNNKDIFQFGPLDQGWWPDGLYTAPTDEALLYDIQKTKDFGYNMIRKHVKVEPARWYTHCDKLGIIVWQDMPSGDRSPQWQSRNYFNGAENVRTLASEKNYRKEWKEILDYLYSNPCIGVWVPFNEAWGQFKTQEITEWTKQYDPSRLVNPASGGNHYTCGDILDLHNYPGPDMYLYDAQRATVLGEYGGIGMVVKDHLWVPDRNWGYVQFDNSNDATREYIKFARQLRKLIDRGFSAAVYTQTTDVEVEVNGLMTYDRKVIKLNEALLKEVNNEICNALE, via the coding sequence ATGAGATTTTTTAAGTCACTATTACCTGCATTGGCAATGGCGATGCCATTATATGCGCAGTGGGCTCCGGCCGGAGATAAAATAAAGACGGCTTGGGCTGAGAATATCGATGTGAACAATGTACTGCCCGAATATCCGAGGCCGATGATGGAACGGGAAGAGTGGCAAAATCTTAATGGCCTTTGGGATTATGCGATTACCGATGCCGGAACCGCTTCACCGGCAGTGTTCGAAGGGAAGATACTGGTTCCTTTTGCTGTAGAATCGAGTTTATCGGGCGTTGGAAAGAGATTAGGGGATAAAAAAGAACTCTGGTATCAGCGTGAATTCAAAATACCATCTTCCTGGAATAAAAAAAATGTTTTGTTACACTTCGGAGCGGTAGATTGGAAAACCGACGTATGGGTAAATGGAATAAAAGTAGGTTCACATACGGGAGGATATACCCCTTTTACTTTTGATATTACAGCGGCTCTTAATAAAGGTGAAAATATACTTAAAGTTAAAGTATGGGATCCGACCGATCGTGGTTATCAACCGCGTGGTAAACAGGTAAATCGACCTGAAGGTATTTGGTATACTCCTGTAAGTGGTATATGGCAGACTGTTTGGCTTGAACCTGTTCCCGAACGTTACATAAGTGGTATGAAAATTGTGCCCGATATCGATCGTCATTTATTGAAGGTAGATGTAAATACTAATATGGCGAGTGTAGGGGATAAAATAGAAGTAAGTGTTTACGAGGGGAATGTAAAGGTTGCCGAACAAGCGGTGATCAATGGCGGATCGGTAGAAGTACCTATGCCGGCGGATGCTAAATTATGGTCTCCCGATAGCCCTTTCCTTTATGATTTGAAAATAACACTGAATAATAAAGGTAAAAAGATGGATGAGATTAAGGGATATACGGCTATGCGTAAATATTCTACCCGAAGAGATGCAAATGGAATTGTACGTTTACAGTTAAATAATAAAGATATATTCCAGTTTGGGCCTCTCGATCAGGGATGGTGGCCCGATGGGCTGTATACCGCTCCTACCGATGAAGCATTATTATACGATATACAAAAGACAAAAGATTTCGGTTATAATATGATTCGCAAGCACGTAAAAGTTGAACCTGCCCGTTGGTATACTCATTGCGATAAATTAGGAATCATCGTATGGCAGGATATGCCCAGTGGCGACCGTTCTCCTCAATGGCAAAGCCGGAATTATTTCAATGGTGCAGAAAATGTACGTACCCTCGCATCGGAAAAAAATTATAGAAAAGAGTGGAAAGAGATATTGGATTATCTGTATTCTAACCCTTGTATAGGGGTATGGGTGCCTTTTAATGAAGCGTGGGGGCAGTTTAAGACTCAGGAAATTACCGAATGGACAAAACAATATGATCCTTCACGATTAGTAAATCCGGCCAGCGGAGGAAATCATTATACGTGTGGCGATATTCTCGATTTACATAATTATCCCGGTCCCGATATGTATCTTTACGATGCCCAGCGAGCCACAGTGTTGGGTGAATATGGTGGTATAGGAATGGTTGTAAAAGATCATTTATGGGTTCCCGATCGTAACTGGGGGTATGTACAATTCGATAATTCGAATGATGCCACCCGAGAATACATTAAATTTGCCCGTCAATTAAGAAAATTGATAGACAGGGGCTTTTCGGCAGCTGTTTATACACAGACGACCGATGTCGAAGTCGAAGTGAACGGTTTGATGACATATGACCGTAAAGTGATAAAATTGAATGAAGCTTTATTGAAAGAAGTTAACAATGAAATATGTAATGCTTTAGAATAA
- a CDS encoding MaoC family dehydratase has protein sequence MSKLVINSYEEFEQCVGKELGASDYLKITQDMINTFADATLDHQWIHVDVEKAKKESPYGTTISHGYLNLSILPYLWNQIIEVNNVKLLVNYGIEKLRFNQPVLVDNEVRLRAKLISLTNLRGIAKAEIKVALEIKDNKRTALDATVVFLYHFNK, from the coding sequence ATGAGCAAATTGGTAATAAACAGTTACGAAGAATTTGAACAGTGTGTCGGTAAAGAATTAGGTGCTTCGGATTATCTTAAAATCACACAAGATATGATAAATACGTTTGCTGACGCAACTTTAGACCATCAGTGGATACATGTGGATGTTGAGAAGGCGAAGAAGGAAAGCCCGTACGGAACTACGATTTCACACGGTTATTTGAATCTTTCTATCCTTCCTTATCTTTGGAATCAGATAATCGAGGTAAATAACGTAAAACTGTTGGTTAATTACGGTATTGAGAAGTTGCGCTTTAATCAACCTGTTTTGGTCGATAACGAAGTTCGTTTACGTGCTAAACTGATATCATTGACCAATTTACGTGGCATAGCGAAAGCTGAAATAAAGGTTGCTTTGGAAATAAAAGATAATAAAAGAACGGCACTTGATGCTACAGTCGTATTTCTTTATCATTTTAATAAGTAA
- a CDS encoding alpha-L-fucosidase: MNKLSFILWLLFCFIDCFSQNQTIPVPKPQQLKWHDAEMGAIFHYDLHVFDGVRYNQVSNRINPINDYNIFDPQKLDTDQWIRSAKAAGCKFALLTATHETGFGLWQSDVNPYCLKALKWKNGKGDIVRDFVNSCRKYGLQPGIYLGIRWNSLLGVHNFKVGGEGEFERKRQEWYKHYCEKMLTELCTRYGDLFMIWFDGGADDPLGDGPDVEPIVEKYQPECLFYHNINRADLRWGGSESGTVGYPCWSTFPVPASHNKGIEREENWLELLRHGDKNGKYWVPAMADTPLRGINGRHEWFWEPGDENNIYSLNELMDIYEKSVGRNATLIIGLTPDPQGLIPEGDKKRLEEFGKEIDRNFLRPLAQTSGKKDSLVLDLGGEQQVNYCIIQENIAKGERIRKYKVEVLKDGNWQCVCVGESVGHKRIQRFEQVKTSAVRLTVTSSVALPDIKNFSVFNVVDR, encoded by the coding sequence ATGAATAAGCTGAGTTTTATTTTATGGTTATTGTTCTGTTTTATCGATTGTTTTTCCCAGAACCAAACTATACCTGTACCCAAGCCGCAACAATTGAAATGGCATGATGCCGAAATGGGTGCGATATTCCATTATGATTTACATGTTTTCGACGGGGTTAGATACAATCAGGTCAGTAATCGTATAAATCCCATAAATGACTATAATATATTCGATCCTCAAAAATTAGATACAGATCAATGGATACGCTCTGCGAAAGCTGCCGGCTGTAAGTTTGCTTTATTGACGGCTACACATGAGACCGGATTCGGTCTTTGGCAAAGCGATGTGAATCCGTATTGCCTAAAAGCCCTTAAATGGAAGAATGGAAAAGGTGACATCGTGCGTGATTTTGTGAACTCTTGCCGTAAATACGGATTGCAACCGGGTATCTATCTCGGAATCCGTTGGAATTCTCTCTTGGGAGTTCATAACTTTAAAGTTGGGGGTGAAGGTGAATTTGAGCGTAAAAGGCAGGAGTGGTACAAACATTATTGTGAAAAGATGTTGACCGAATTATGCACCCGTTATGGAGACTTATTCATGATTTGGTTCGATGGCGGAGCCGACGATCCTTTGGGAGATGGACCTGATGTAGAGCCGATTGTAGAGAAATATCAGCCGGAATGTCTTTTTTATCATAACATAAATAGAGCCGATCTCCGTTGGGGTGGGTCGGAGAGCGGTACGGTAGGTTATCCTTGTTGGTCGACTTTTCCTGTTCCCGCTTCTCATAATAAAGGAATCGAACGGGAAGAAAATTGGCTCGAGTTGCTTCGTCATGGAGATAAAAACGGGAAATATTGGGTACCCGCAATGGCCGATACACCGTTAAGGGGTATAAATGGTCGTCATGAATGGTTTTGGGAGCCCGGAGACGAGAATAATATTTATTCGTTGAATGAACTGATGGATATATATGAAAAGTCGGTAGGCAGGAATGCGACATTAATCATCGGTCTCACTCCCGATCCACAAGGTCTGATACCGGAAGGAGACAAAAAACGACTTGAAGAATTCGGAAAAGAAATCGATCGAAACTTTTTAAGACCGCTAGCTCAGACGTCCGGGAAAAAAGATTCGCTAGTCCTTGATTTAGGTGGGGAACAACAGGTTAACTATTGTATCATTCAGGAAAACATAGCAAAAGGAGAACGCATACGTAAATATAAAGTCGAAGTTTTAAAAGATGGAAATTGGCAGTGTGTATGTGTCGGTGAATCTGTAGGACACAAGCGTATTCAGCGTTTCGAACAGGTAAAAACGTCGGCGGTTCGTTTAACGGTTACGAGTTCGGTTGCATTGCCCGATATAAAAAATTTCAGCGTATTTAATGTTGTCGACCGATGA
- a CDS encoding glycoside hydrolase family 76 protein: MKSIMLLIGVMLCNMTLSMEVCNGKGNVSEQRILETKNEREKEIGLYDWDRAATKARLNLSDWWVSDRNYLNRYRLSENETRRTFDYWINAQALDVMIDVFEREKTSENKDWILRLYKGIAVNNNNSYINNFYDDMAWLTLACLRAYEVTGDTVYKSTADRLWREIKIGWNDLKGGGIRWNKENRHEGSKNACINSPACIIAARLYRMFGNEDDLRWAHKIYNWEKPLMVDDATGRVWDAVGNHNPGWVFTYNQGTWIGAALEMYGITHEKVYLDDALKTMNWVVSPEYSKNGILPGGRDSDGGMFSGVCVRYMTNLILLPELDTDLRKRYVEFLQENALELRKNSPDFYFNGIWSKGPDLTDMLLSYQLSGVMLMNMMCVIEDNYPELLKK; this comes from the coding sequence ATGAAGAGTATCATGTTGTTGATAGGGGTGATGTTATGTAATATGACATTATCGATGGAGGTATGTAATGGCAAAGGAAATGTAAGTGAACAAAGAATTTTGGAAACGAAGAATGAGCGAGAAAAAGAAATAGGATTGTATGATTGGGATCGCGCCGCAACGAAAGCCCGGTTGAATTTATCCGACTGGTGGGTTTCCGACCGGAATTATCTGAATCGTTATCGTCTCTCTGAAAATGAGACGAGGCGTACATTCGATTATTGGATAAATGCACAGGCTCTTGATGTCATGATAGATGTTTTCGAACGTGAAAAAACGTCTGAAAATAAAGATTGGATTTTGCGGTTGTATAAAGGAATCGCCGTAAATAATAACAATAGTTATATCAATAATTTTTATGATGATATGGCATGGCTTACTTTAGCATGCTTGAGGGCATATGAGGTTACCGGCGATACCGTATATAAATCTACGGCTGATCGTTTGTGGCGTGAAATAAAAATAGGATGGAACGATCTGAAAGGTGGCGGGATTCGTTGGAATAAAGAAAATCGACATGAGGGATCGAAGAATGCATGTATTAATAGTCCGGCTTGTATAATTGCCGCGCGGTTATACCGGATGTTCGGGAATGAAGATGACTTACGGTGGGCGCATAAAATATATAATTGGGAGAAACCTTTGATGGTGGATGATGCTACAGGACGGGTATGGGATGCAGTAGGTAATCATAACCCGGGGTGGGTATTTACCTATAATCAGGGAACATGGATAGGTGCAGCTCTCGAAATGTATGGAATTACTCACGAAAAGGTGTATCTTGATGATGCTTTGAAAACTATGAATTGGGTAGTAAGTCCTGAATATTCTAAAAATGGAATATTGCCCGGGGGACGTGATTCAGATGGCGGTATGTTCTCGGGAGTGTGTGTGCGTTATATGACAAATCTGATTCTTTTACCAGAACTCGATACTGATTTAAGGAAACGTTATGTGGAATTTTTGCAGGAAAATGCATTGGAACTTCGGAAAAATAGCCCCGATTTTTATTTTAACGGAATTTGGTCGAAAGGACCGGATTTAACTGATATGTTGTTATCATATCAGTTGAGCGGTGTAATGTTGATGAATATGATGTGTGTTATCGAAGACAATTATCCCGAGCTGCTGAAGAAATAA
- a CDS encoding Sip1-related alpha-galactosidase yields the protein MKSFIYRQIFLIIFLLSGVHVFLAQNKYVYEKGVSYKNIEAQKIDDAIDLCSAVSSVVYEKSVPVDRHTLYYDVKLPEYACGIFFSRDYRPGDYHWPNNTNRLLPWKFSRLNEITRPDYAGIPSNSAPSVLGDVVLLWLTDNTYLFLKSLCGDNSLSWFQVNADGTLSLYVSTLGDDYLQRKIPLLLSSRTGDIYKTLNEAYDTLIRDKKISKLRKRTDKHYFEAFNYLGWCTWEHYHTDINETRILNDIDIIENSGIPVRYVLIDDGHVANKRRQLTGFIPDSICFPHQWERIIGRKTENGIRWMGLWFALSGYWLGISEKNDLPDRINDCLYQYNGSLLPGKSVRNIKNFYKSYVKTLKDFGFDFLKIDNQSFTLPLYMGGREVILRSKECNLALEKETYRQKIGLMNCMAQNTINTDHTLYSGVTRVSIDYKKYDKDMAKSHLYQSYANTLLFGQTVWPDHDMFHSCDTICGSLMARSKAMSGAPVYLSDAPDEFKSENIFPLIDEEGRIFRPLAPAVPTPESVFINPLIDGKAYRVFAPVGTESMSIICYNLNTRPEYEKVTASISKEDYDLLKTVTHNNFPDVDSILLYDWNFRKAIVLTDNYSVELTGFSDRLFHLCPIRKGWGIIGIQEKYLSPATIRIVSASPERIILDVLCAGTLVIWAEADGKHELRNIPINPGRISIEK from the coding sequence ATGAAAAGTTTTATTTATAGGCAAATATTTCTAATAATATTTTTATTATCAGGTGTTCATGTATTTTTAGCTCAAAACAAATATGTGTATGAAAAAGGAGTTTCATATAAAAATATAGAAGCGCAAAAAATAGATGATGCGATAGATTTATGTAGTGCCGTATCTTCGGTAGTATATGAAAAATCTGTTCCGGTCGACCGACATACTCTATATTATGATGTTAAATTACCGGAATATGCCTGCGGAATTTTTTTTAGTCGTGATTATCGGCCGGGAGACTACCATTGGCCGAATAATACCAATCGGTTGCTCCCATGGAAATTTTCCCGGCTGAATGAAATTACTCGGCCTGATTATGCGGGTATCCCATCTAATTCGGCACCTTCGGTATTGGGAGACGTGGTTTTATTATGGCTGACAGACAATACATATTTGTTTTTAAAATCATTATGTGGCGATAATAGTCTCAGCTGGTTTCAGGTAAATGCCGACGGAACTTTAAGCCTGTATGTTTCTACTCTTGGAGATGATTATTTACAGAGAAAAATACCGTTGTTACTGTCAAGTCGTACCGGTGATATATATAAAACATTAAACGAGGCTTATGATACATTGATTAGAGACAAAAAAATATCGAAATTACGTAAGCGTACCGATAAGCATTATTTCGAGGCTTTTAATTATCTGGGGTGGTGTACATGGGAACATTATCATACGGATATAAATGAAACCCGTATATTGAATGATATCGACATTATCGAAAACTCGGGAATACCGGTTCGTTATGTCTTAATCGATGATGGTCATGTAGCAAATAAACGAAGGCAATTGACGGGATTTATCCCCGATAGCATATGTTTCCCGCATCAATGGGAACGTATTATCGGGCGGAAAACCGAAAACGGTATCCGCTGGATGGGGTTGTGGTTCGCCTTATCGGGTTATTGGCTTGGAATTTCTGAAAAAAATGATTTACCCGATAGAATAAATGATTGTCTTTATCAGTATAACGGAAGTTTGTTGCCGGGCAAAAGTGTGCGGAATATAAAGAATTTTTACAAGAGTTATGTGAAAACGTTGAAAGATTTTGGGTTCGATTTCCTTAAAATAGATAACCAGTCGTTTACGTTACCACTTTATATGGGAGGAAGAGAGGTTATACTCAGGTCTAAGGAATGTAACCTGGCTTTGGAAAAGGAAACTTACAGACAAAAAATAGGTTTGATGAATTGTATGGCGCAGAATACGATCAATACAGATCATACTTTGTACAGTGGCGTTACCCGGGTGAGTATCGATTATAAAAAATACGATAAAGATATGGCAAAATCACATCTTTATCAGTCTTATGCGAATACTTTACTTTTCGGACAAACCGTTTGGCCCGATCATGACATGTTTCATTCTTGTGATACTATTTGTGGTAGTCTCATGGCTCGTTCAAAAGCAATGTCGGGTGCTCCGGTTTATTTGTCAGACGCTCCCGATGAATTCAAGAGTGAGAATATCTTTCCACTGATCGATGAGGAAGGAAGGATATTTCGACCGTTGGCACCTGCCGTACCGACACCCGAATCGGTATTTATAAATCCATTAATAGATGGTAAAGCTTATCGAGTATTTGCTCCGGTAGGAACCGAATCCATGTCGATCATTTGCTATAATCTGAATACTCGGCCGGAATATGAAAAAGTGACCGCTTCGATTTCTAAAGAAGACTACGATTTGCTTAAAACGGTTACACATAACAATTTCCCGGATGTTGACAGTATTCTTTTATATGATTGGAATTTCCGGAAGGCAATCGTGTTGACCGATAATTATTCTGTAGAGTTAACAGGATTTAGCGATCGGTTATTTCACCTGTGCCCTATTCGCAAAGGTTGGGGAATAATCGGAATACAGGAAAAATATTTATCTCCCGCAACGATAAGGATCGTATCTGCTTCTCCCGAACGAATAATTCTTGATGTATTGTGTGCCGGTACGTTGGTAATATGGGCCGAAGCAGATGGTAAGCATGAATTGAGGAACATCCCGATAAATCCCGGAAGAATATCTATCGAAAAGTAA
- a CDS encoding DapH/DapD/GlmU-related protein — MNDIFRKDLSGEMVSPNEAGYGDLIADIFATMKTAAEMNTGYRTPKEVHEYMERILGKKLDASTTVLPPLYIDYGIPVHIGKGCFIQQCCTIFGRGGITIGNEVFIGPKVNLITINHDPDPANRSATYGRPIVIEDKVWIGINSTILPGIKIGYGAIVGAGSVVTKNVPALAIVAGNPARVIKKIEISEKEMLTDMSR, encoded by the coding sequence ATGAATGATATTTTTAGAAAAGATCTGAGCGGCGAAATGGTTTCGCCCAACGAAGCGGGTTACGGTGACCTGATTGCGGATATCTTCGCTACAATGAAAACCGCTGCTGAAATGAACACTGGGTATCGAACTCCTAAAGAGGTACATGAATATATGGAACGTATACTCGGAAAAAAATTGGATGCATCTACAACTGTCTTACCCCCACTATATATCGACTATGGAATACCCGTACATATAGGCAAAGGGTGTTTTATTCAACAATGTTGCACCATTTTCGGACGAGGTGGTATCACAATTGGCAATGAAGTATTTATCGGGCCGAAAGTAAATCTGATTACAATTAACCACGACCCAGACCCAGCGAACCGTAGTGCCACTTATGGACGCCCGATCGTAATCGAGGACAAAGTATGGATAGGCATTAATTCCACGATACTGCCGGGTATAAAAATCGGCTATGGTGCTATTGTCGGAGCGGGCAGCGTGGTAACTAAGAATGTTCCGGCGTTGGCAATCGTAGCCGGAAATCCGGCACGGGTAATCAAAAAGATAGAAATATCCGAAAAGGAAATGCTAACAGACATGTCCCGATAA
- the nhaD gene encoding sodium:proton antiporter NhaD, translated as MLVLIVAVFIIGYLLIALEHPIRIDKAAIALLLGMSLWVIYTLGAGEIVPAVDGQALKDYIAASPSLQNLPLVQQCINYIVNVQIIEHMGDISEILFFLIGAMTIVELIDVHGGFTIITNNITTRKKRQLLWLLAFLTFFMSSILDNLTTSIVMIMLLRKIITVQRERWLYACMVIIAANSGGAWSPIGDITTIMLWVKGNVTTMKLIEFVLIPSLVSMIIPVFFISKRLRGELQSIGTAEIDTTCNRISKGKKTTILILGILGLIFVPIFKAATHLPPFMGILLSLGIIWVFTECMYNKLNIDPIDENRVPRILKRIDIPTILFFLGILMAVAVLQATGILTSTAQWLDTNVHNIYIISILLGVLSSIVDNVPLVAAAIGMYPIIDPITLASADPSQAAYLSYFIQDGHFWQFLSYCVGVGGSMLIIGSAAGVVVMGLEKINFIWYLKNITLLALLGYLGGAIVFIGQVLLSAGAI; from the coding sequence ATGTTAGTACTTATAGTTGCCGTTTTTATCATCGGATATCTTCTTATTGCACTGGAACATCCGATACGTATCGACAAAGCAGCCATTGCTTTGCTGCTGGGAATGTCTTTATGGGTTATATATACTTTAGGAGCCGGGGAAATTGTTCCTGCTGTCGACGGACAAGCTCTTAAAGATTATATAGCCGCCTCTCCGTCTCTACAAAATTTGCCTTTAGTGCAACAATGTATAAACTACATCGTTAATGTGCAAATTATCGAACACATGGGTGATATTTCGGAAATATTATTTTTCCTCATCGGTGCAATGACAATTGTAGAACTTATAGATGTCCACGGAGGTTTTACCATAATCACCAACAACATTACCACTCGAAAAAAACGGCAATTATTATGGCTTTTGGCATTCCTTACTTTCTTTATGTCATCTATACTCGACAATCTCACCACTTCGATTGTAATGATTATGCTATTGCGAAAAATAATCACCGTACAACGTGAAAGATGGTTATACGCATGCATGGTAATAATTGCGGCAAATAGTGGTGGCGCATGGTCTCCTATCGGGGATATTACCACAATCATGCTATGGGTAAAAGGAAATGTTACCACAATGAAACTGATCGAGTTCGTACTCATTCCCAGTCTGGTATCGATGATTATTCCGGTATTCTTTATTTCCAAGCGTTTACGAGGCGAATTACAGTCAATCGGTACAGCAGAAATCGATACAACTTGTAACCGTATTTCTAAAGGGAAAAAAACAACAATATTAATATTAGGTATACTCGGTCTTATTTTTGTTCCTATTTTCAAAGCCGCGACACATTTGCCCCCCTTTATGGGAATACTACTTTCATTAGGCATTATATGGGTATTTACTGAATGTATGTATAACAAACTCAATATCGACCCTATCGACGAAAATCGGGTACCCCGAATATTAAAACGCATAGATATACCTACCATTTTATTTTTCTTAGGTATACTTATGGCTGTGGCCGTATTACAGGCTACAGGTATACTTACTTCTACGGCACAATGGCTGGACACGAACGTTCACAATATATATATTATTAGTATTCTGCTGGGAGTTTTATCTTCGATTGTCGATAATGTACCTTTAGTCGCTGCAGCTATCGGAATGTACCCGATCATAGACCCGATTACCTTGGCTTCGGCAGATCCCTCTCAAGCCGCTTACCTCTCCTATTTCATTCAAGACGGTCACTTCTGGCAATTTCTTTCCTATTGCGTAGGAGTAGGAGGCAGTATGCTTATTATCGGGTCGGCAGCAGGTGTAGTAGTTATGGGACTCGAAAAAATAAATTTTATATGGTATCTCAAGAATATCACGTTACTCGCATTGCTGGGATATTTAGGAGGAGCAATCGTTTTCATCGGCCAAGTATTGCTCTCCGCAGGAGCGATTTAA